The following proteins come from a genomic window of Caldisericia bacterium:
- a CDS encoding ABC transporter permease, with the protein MKKFLVLFKKEIKSLITLQLIIPLVIMVVLFSIIGNIVGKETKKATEPKEVAILDYDDTFLSKEIINILSNSNFKVKLLEKSLSKEDAKELIKKERIQTLIVIPFGFQDNISRYIPTEIETYSILTGLSFVNIMHSVSTNAILNSINESISDRYISERFFGMNPQSIKRPVNVKSFVIVKDKISETTIETIANAITSQSAFIPIILMIVIIFSSQMIASSIAQEKENKTLETLLTIPINRTSIIFAKMLSSGVIALIMSAIYIIGMRSYLTGITGSRFFTSSTQDISKILSDLGLTFNTTTYIVLGISLFFGILCALSLATILAVYADSVQSAQTLLTPLMVMVLIPYFLSLFMDLNSLPFIFKIIIFLIPFSHPFMANTYLSLGNYLIPILGIFYEILFFLICLYIATKIFSSDKIITTKLKITKRISF; encoded by the coding sequence ATGAAAAAGTTTTTGGTTTTATTTAAAAAAGAGATCAAAAGTTTAATCACACTACAACTCATAATACCTTTAGTTATTATGGTAGTTTTGTTTTCAATAATTGGTAATATTGTTGGTAAAGAGACAAAAAAAGCAACTGAACCTAAAGAAGTTGCAATTTTAGATTATGATGATACATTCTTATCAAAAGAGATTATAAATATATTATCAAACAGTAATTTTAAAGTAAAATTACTTGAGAAATCACTTTCAAAGGAAGACGCTAAAGAATTAATTAAAAAGGAAAGAATTCAAACCTTAATAGTAATACCATTTGGATTTCAAGACAATATCTCAAGATATATACCAACAGAAATTGAAACCTATAGTATATTAACAGGACTCTCCTTTGTAAATATAATGCATTCAGTCTCAACAAACGCTATTTTAAATAGTATAAATGAGTCAATTTCAGATAGATATATATCAGAGCGCTTTTTTGGAATGAATCCACAATCTATTAAAAGACCAGTAAATGTAAAAAGTTTTGTAATTGTTAAAGATAAAATTTCAGAAACAACCATTGAAACAATAGCAAATGCAATTACATCACAAAGCGCTTTTATTCCAATCATTTTAATGATTGTTATTATTTTTTCCTCTCAAATGATTGCTTCCTCAATTGCACAAGAAAAAGAAAATAAAACCCTTGAAACGCTTTTAACTATACCAATAAATAGAACCTCAATAATTTTTGCAAAAATGTTAAGTTCTGGTGTTATTGCTTTGATTATGTCAGCTATTTATATAATTGGAATGAGAAGCTACCTTACTGGGATAACAGGGTCAAGATTTTTTACAAGTTCAACACAAGATATTTCAAAGATTTTAAGTGATCTTGGATTAACATTTAATACAACTACATATATAGTTTTGGGAATTTCTCTATTTTTTGGTATTCTTTGTGCACTTTCACTTGCAACTATTCTCGCAGTTTATGCAGATAGTGTTCAAAGCGCACAAACCCTTTTAACTCCACTTATGGTTATGGTTTTAATTCCTTATTTTCTTTCTCTATTTATGGATTTAAATTCCTTACCATTTATTTTTAAAATAATTATTTTCCTTATTCCTTTTTCACATCCATTTATGGCTAATACATACCTTTCATTAGGTAATTATCTAATTCCAATATTAGGAATTTTTTATGAAATTCTTTTCTTTCTAATTTGTCTTTATATCGCAACAAAAATATTTTCTTCCGATAAAATAATAACCACAAAACTTAAAATAACAAAAAGAATATCTTTTTAA
- a CDS encoding amino acid racemase — protein MEIGERIIGVIGGMGPEATLDLFYKILKNTKAEKDQDHIHLIIDNYPQIPDRTMYLLGKGENPLPYILKSAKNLEMLGVSAICMPCNTAHYFVNEIKKEIKVPFLSIVDSVIEEIKENYKNIKNVGLIATEGTIIGKVYETPIKKEGLNIIIRKDLINDVMKIIYSIKGGKIKENIDLFNKIVEEYINSGSQVIIAGCTEIPLLFPYIEIKVPIIDSTLCLAKKVIKFAKGINKEP, from the coding sequence ATGGAAATAGGCGAAAGAATAATTGGTGTAATAGGTGGAATGGGTCCAGAGGCAACTCTGGACCTTTTTTATAAAATTTTAAAAAATACAAAGGCAGAAAAGGATCAAGATCATATTCATTTAATAATAGATAATTATCCTCAAATCCCTGATAGAACTATGTATTTACTTGGCAAAGGAGAAAATCCACTTCCATATATATTAAAATCTGCTAAAAATCTTGAAATGTTAGGAGTTTCAGCAATATGTATGCCATGTAATACTGCTCACTATTTTGTGAATGAAATAAAAAAAGAGATAAAAGTACCATTTTTAAGTATAGTCGACTCTGTCATCGAAGAGATTAAAGAAAATTATAAGAATATTAAAAATGTTGGACTTATCGCTACTGAGGGAACAATAATTGGAAAAGTATATGAAACACCCATCAAAAAGGAGGGTTTAAATATTATTATAAGAAAAGATTTAATTAATGATGTAATGAAAATAATTTATTCAATAAAAGGGGGAAAAATAAAAGAAAATATAGATCTTTTCAATAAAATAGTTGAAGAATATATAAATAGTGGATCTCAAGTTATTATTGCAGGTTGTACTGAAATTCCACTATTATTTCCATACATAGAGATTAAAGTTCCAATTATCGATTCAACTCTTTGTCTTGCAAAAAAAGTTATAAAATTTGCAAAAGGGATTAATAAAGAACCTTAA
- a CDS encoding ABC transporter ATP-binding protein has translation MSVVSVKNLTKFYGDLKAVDNISFEIEEGEIFGLIGPNGAGKTTTLRIIATILSPTEGEIKVFGYDLKTQSDKIREIISYLPEEAGAYKSLSGLDYLDFMASLYAKDSNTKEKYIKNAIEIASLGDRIKDKIGSYSKGMVRKLLLARSLMHYPKLAILDEPTSGLDVINSIEIRKIIKEFTRNGTTVLLSSHNMLEVEFLSDRIALIDKGRILIQGKPDELKKEFNARNIEEVFMEVVNR, from the coding sequence ATGAGTGTTGTAAGTGTAAAAAATTTAACCAAATTTTATGGAGATCTTAAAGCAGTTGATAATATCTCTTTCGAGATTGAAGAAGGAGAAATTTTTGGCTTAATTGGACCAAATGGTGCTGGAAAAACAACAACTTTAAGAATAATAGCAACAATACTATCTCCAACTGAAGGAGAAATTAAGGTATTTGGGTATGATCTTAAAACTCAATCTGATAAAATAAGAGAAATAATTAGTTATCTTCCAGAAGAAGCAGGTGCCTATAAATCTCTCTCAGGTTTAGATTATCTTGATTTTATGGCATCTCTTTATGCAAAAGATTCAAATACCAAAGAAAAATATATAAAAAATGCAATAGAAATTGCAAGTCTTGGTGATAGAATAAAGGATAAAATCGGAAGTTATAGTAAGGGAATGGTTAGAAAACTTCTTCTTGCACGAAGTTTAATGCATTATCCAAAACTTGCAATTCTTGATGAACCAACTTCAGGTCTTGATGTAATAAATTCAATTGAAATAAGAAAAATTATAAAAGAGTTTACAAGAAATGGTACAACAGTTCTTCTTTCATCTCATAATATGCTTGAAGTTGAGTTTCTTTCAGATAGGATTGCTTTAATTGATAAAGGAAGAATTTTAATTCAAGGAAAACCAGATGAATTAAAAAAGGAATTTAATGCAAGAAATATTGAAGAAGTTTTTATGGAGGTAGTGAATAGATGA
- the queA gene encoding tRNA preQ1(34) S-adenosylmethionine ribosyltransferase-isomerase QueA, whose amino-acid sequence MEIDIFDYYLPKELIAQEPLKERDKARLLVLYKDSGKIEHKFFYELPYFLEEGDLLVLNNTKVIKAKLILTLDTGGKLEALLIRGNKNLIEIKAKKAKKLKEGREIYFKDGTKGVVKKVLDEGKRLIEIKDVENYIDFIDKVGDVPLPPYIKNKNINEDDYQTIFGEYLGSIAAPTAGLHFTENLINKLKEKGVKIEYVTLHVSTPTFEPIKEKSLDKVKLGEEWIEVNEKVLNEIKSTKLNKKRIIAVGTTVVRTLETVARIEGIKEYKGTTDLFIKPPFEFKFVDALITNFHLPKTTLLVLVCAFGGIENVLNAYKVAINERYRFYSFGDAMLII is encoded by the coding sequence GTGGAAATTGACATTTTTGATTACTACCTACCAAAAGAACTTATTGCTCAAGAACCACTTAAAGAAAGAGATAAGGCTAGATTACTTGTTTTATATAAAGATAGTGGAAAAATAGAGCACAAGTTTTTTTATGAACTTCCCTACTTTTTAGAAGAAGGAGATCTTCTTGTTTTAAATAATACAAAGGTAATAAAAGCAAAACTTATATTAACTCTTGATACAGGGGGTAAGTTAGAGGCACTTTTGATTAGAGGTAATAAAAATTTAATTGAAATTAAAGCAAAAAAAGCAAAAAAATTAAAAGAAGGCAGAGAAATATATTTTAAAGATGGAACAAAGGGAGTTGTTAAAAAGGTTTTAGATGAGGGAAAAAGATTAATTGAGATAAAAGATGTAGAAAATTACATTGATTTTATCGATAAGGTTGGTGATGTTCCACTTCCTCCATATATAAAAAACAAAAATATTAATGAAGATGATTATCAAACAATTTTTGGAGAATATTTAGGTTCTATTGCAGCACCAACAGCTGGTTTACATTTTACAGAAAATTTAATAAATAAATTAAAAGAAAAAGGAGTAAAGATTGAGTATGTAACTCTACATGTAAGTACTCCTACTTTTGAGCCAATTAAAGAGAAAAGTTTAGATAAAGTTAAACTTGGAGAGGAGTGGATAGAAGTAAATGAGAAAGTTTTAAATGAAATAAAGAGTACAAAATTAAATAAAAAAAGAATTATTGCTGTAGGAACAACAGTTGTAAGAACTCTTGAAACAGTTGCAAGAATTGAGGGCATTAAAGAGTATAAAGGAACAACAGATCTATTTATAAAACCTCCATTTGAATTTAAATTTGTTGATGCACTAATTACAAATTTCCATTTACCTAAAACCACTCTTCTTGTTTTAGTCTGTGCATTTGGAGGAATTGAAAATGTTTTAAATGCATATAAAGTTGCAATAAATGAAAGATATAGGTTTTACTCTTTTGGAGATGCTATGTTAATTATTTAA
- a CDS encoding pyridoxal phosphate-dependent aminotransferase, giving the protein MIRFAERTQTMGTEGAFEVLARAKELEKMGKEVFHFEIGEPDFDTPENIKKAAFDALNKGFTHYTPAFGIYEVREAIARYISKTRGYEVKPENVIVTAGAKPAIVYAVLSLVEKGEEVIYPDPGYPIYNSAVKIAEAKGVPLPLLEDKDFRFDLYDLEKRVTNKTRMIILNSPHNPTGGILTLDDFYGIRDIIGNKDIFILADEIYSRIVYDGEFVSITKIKELRDRVILIDGFSKTYAMTGWRLGYAVADPEIIKMIAKFVINNYSCPTAFVQIAGIEALEGDQSAVDYMVKEFKERRDLIVEGLNSIKGVKCLLPKGAFYVFPNVKSFGKSSKEIQSYLLNEYGIASLPGTSFGEYGEGYLRFSYAASKESIKKALVVLKEAFKRL; this is encoded by the coding sequence ATGATAAGATTTGCAGAAAGAACTCAAACAATGGGAACAGAAGGTGCTTTTGAAGTTCTTGCCAGAGCGAAAGAATTAGAAAAAATGGGAAAAGAAGTTTTTCATTTTGAAATTGGTGAACCAGATTTTGATACTCCAGAAAATATTAAAAAGGCTGCCTTTGATGCTTTAAATAAAGGATTTACACATTACACCCCTGCATTTGGAATTTATGAAGTTAGAGAAGCAATTGCAAGATATATTTCAAAAACAAGAGGATATGAAGTTAAACCTGAAAATGTAATTGTAACTGCTGGTGCAAAACCCGCAATTGTCTATGCTGTTCTTTCTCTTGTTGAAAAAGGAGAAGAGGTTATTTACCCTGATCCAGGATATCCAATTTATAACTCTGCAGTTAAAATTGCTGAAGCAAAGGGAGTACCATTGCCTCTTTTAGAAGATAAAGATTTTAGATTTGATTTATACGATCTTGAAAAAAGAGTTACTAATAAAACAAGAATGATAATTTTAAACTCTCCACATAACCCAACTGGTGGAATTTTAACTCTTGATGATTTTTATGGAATAAGAGACATTATTGGAAATAAAGATATTTTTATTTTAGCAGATGAAATTTATTCAAGAATTGTATATGATGGTGAGTTTGTTTCAATAACAAAAATAAAGGAGTTAAGGGATAGAGTTATTTTAATAGATGGATTTTCAAAAACATATGCAATGACTGGTTGGAGACTCGGTTATGCAGTTGCTGATCCAGAGATTATAAAGATGATTGCAAAATTTGTAATAAATAATTACTCTTGTCCTACAGCATTTGTTCAAATTGCTGGCATTGAAGCACTTGAAGGAGATCAAAGTGCAGTAGATTATATGGTAAAAGAGTTTAAAGAGAGAAGAGATCTTATTGTTGAGGGTTTAAATAGTATAAAAGGAGTAAAATGTCTTCTTCCAAAGGGAGCATTTTATGTTTTTCCAAATGTAAAAAGTTTTGGAAAGAGTTCAAAAGAGATTCAGAGTTATTTGCTTAATGAATATGGTATAGCATCTCTTCCTGGAACAAGTTTTGGAGAATATGGAGAAGGATATCTTAGATTTTCATATGCAGCAAGTAAAGAAAGTATTAAAAAAGCATTGGTTGTTCTAAAGGAGGCATTTAAAAGACTATAA
- a CDS encoding dicarboxylate/amino acid:cation symporter, whose product MEKKRVGILDWYFKPNLLLRILIGLVIGIIVGLIVGPKIEVVQPLGDLLIRLLKMIVVPVIFFSLITGAASIAPSKLGRVGVKIIVYYLITTVLAVIIGLIFANLLKPGVGLTLPGEAPGKELTAPSVVQTLLNIIPTNPVESLAKGDVLPIIFFALIFGIAISILRESPDERLREGANLVYKFSDAAAEIMYKIVGGVLQYAPIGVFALIAVVFGKQGAKAFGPLGMVTLTVYIGLAVHLFLVYGGALSLFGLSFYKFLKGAKEAMLTAFVTRSSSATLPITMKNTDENLGVPKSIYSFTLPLGATINMDGTCLYQGVCTLFVAFAVGAHLTFSQQMIVVLTATLASIGTAGVPGAGAIMLLMVLNSVGFKVEAGTAVAAAYAMILGIDAILDMGRTCLNVTGDMVGTAIVAKTEKELDLSKWK is encoded by the coding sequence ATGGAAAAAAAGAGAGTAGGAATTCTTGATTGGTATTTTAAACCAAACCTACTCCTGAGAATTCTAATTGGGTTAGTAATTGGTATTATTGTGGGTTTAATTGTTGGTCCTAAAATTGAAGTTGTTCAACCATTAGGTGATTTATTGATTAGATTATTGAAAATGATAGTTGTGCCAGTTATCTTCTTCTCCCTTATAACAGGTGCTGCAAGTATAGCACCATCAAAACTTGGTAGAGTTGGTGTAAAAATAATTGTTTATTATCTCATAACTACAGTATTAGCAGTTATAATAGGATTAATCTTTGCAAATCTCCTGAAACCTGGGGTTGGGTTAACTCTACCAGGAGAAGCACCTGGTAAAGAATTAACTGCTCCTTCAGTAGTCCAAACACTTCTAAATATAATACCAACAAACCCTGTTGAATCTCTTGCAAAAGGTGATGTTTTACCAATTATCTTTTTTGCATTAATATTTGGAATTGCAATATCAATTCTAAGAGAAAGTCCTGATGAAAGGTTAAGAGAAGGCGCAAATCTTGTTTATAAGTTTTCTGATGCTGCAGCAGAGATAATGTATAAAATTGTTGGCGGAGTTCTTCAATACGCACCAATTGGTGTTTTTGCATTAATTGCTGTTGTTTTTGGAAAACAAGGAGCAAAAGCATTTGGTCCTCTTGGAATGGTTACTTTAACAGTTTATATTGGTCTTGCAGTACATCTCTTTTTAGTTTATGGTGGTGCTCTATCTTTATTTGGTTTGTCTTTCTATAAATTCTTAAAAGGTGCAAAAGAAGCAATGCTAACTGCTTTTGTTACAAGAAGTTCAAGTGCAACTCTTCCAATTACAATGAAAAACACAGATGAAAATTTAGGTGTTCCTAAATCTATTTACTCTTTCACTCTTCCACTTGGTGCAACAATTAACATGGATGGTACATGTTTATATCAAGGAGTCTGTACTCTTTTTGTTGCATTTGCAGTTGGAGCACACTTAACTTTTTCTCAACAGATGATAGTAGTTTTAACTGCAACACTTGCCTCAATTGGAACAGCAGGCGTCCCAGGTGCAGGTGCAATTATGTTGCTTATGGTATTAAATTCAGTTGGGTTTAAAGTAGAAGCAGGAACAGCAGTTGCAGCAGCATATGCAATGATTCTTGGAATTGATGCTATTTTAGATATGGGAAGAACATGTCTTAATGTAACAGGAGATATGGTTGGAACAGCAATAGTTGCAAAAACTGAAAAAGAACTTGATTTATCAAAATGGAAATAG
- a CDS encoding ferritin family protein, translated as MIKVLGEEVLRKAIQGELQASKFYSDVSKLIVNKKSKTLMESLSNEEARHKSILEKRYKELYNKDFEEIPGFVFDPNLKLEKFGLNSKSNAIEILSAAIEAENNAIKFYFELLQAVESNEDKDLLHSLIEFENSHKQKLQNEYNDINREFIWNIP; from the coding sequence ATGATCAAAGTTTTAGGAGAAGAAGTTCTTAGAAAGGCTATACAGGGAGAATTACAAGCATCAAAATTTTATTCTGATGTTTCAAAGTTAATTGTTAATAAAAAGTCAAAAACCTTAATGGAATCACTATCAAATGAAGAGGCAAGGCATAAGTCAATTCTTGAGAAGAGATATAAAGAACTTTATAATAAAGATTTTGAAGAGATTCCTGGGTTTGTTTTTGATCCAAATTTAAAATTAGAAAAGTTTGGTTTAAATTCAAAGAGCAATGCAATAGAAATTTTAAGTGCAGCAATAGAAGCAGAAAATAATGCTATAAAATTTTATTTTGAACTTCTTCAAGCGGTTGAATCGAATGAAGATAAAGATTTACTTCATTCATTAATTGAATTTGAAAATTCACATAAACAAAAGTTGCAAAATGAATACAATGACATAAATAGAGAGTTTATTTGGAATATTCCTTAA
- a CDS encoding MoxR family ATPase: protein MNDKINLLIKNISKVIVGKDEAIKKAIITLISGGHLLIEDVPGVGKTMLAKSIAKSINLDFKRIQFTPDLLPSDIIGITVYNEKTKEFEFKKGPIFSNIILADEINRSTPKTQSALLEAMEERQVTVDGITYPLNEPFFVIATENPIEYEGTFPLPEAQLDRFFMKIEIGYPNKEDEILLLSRVQLKHPIEDLEEVIKKEEIVEIQKEVKKVYIDESLKEYIVNLGKELREDDDIYLGPSPRSLIILMRVSQGKAYIEGRDFVVPDDIKSLFESVMSHRIILKPESKLKGITEKEVIERAIQRVEVPIV, encoded by the coding sequence ATGAATGATAAAATCAATCTTCTAATTAAAAATATTTCAAAAGTAATTGTTGGAAAAGATGAAGCAATAAAAAAAGCAATAATAACTTTAATTTCAGGTGGGCACCTCCTTATTGAAGATGTACCTGGAGTTGGAAAAACAATGCTTGCAAAGTCTATTGCAAAAAGTATTAATTTAGATTTTAAAAGAATTCAATTTACACCAGATTTACTTCCTTCAGATATAATTGGTATTACAGTTTATAATGAAAAAACAAAAGAGTTTGAATTTAAAAAGGGCCCTATATTTTCAAATATAATTCTCGCAGATGAAATAAATAGAAGCACACCAAAAACTCAATCTGCTCTTCTTGAAGCAATGGAAGAGAGACAAGTTACTGTTGATGGCATTACATATCCTTTAAATGAACCATTTTTTGTTATTGCGACAGAAAATCCTATAGAATATGAGGGAACATTTCCTCTTCCAGAAGCACAACTTGATAGATTTTTTATGAAAATTGAAATTGGTTATCCAAATAAAGAAGACGAAATTTTGCTTTTAAGTAGAGTTCAATTAAAACATCCTATTGAAGATTTAGAGGAAGTTATAAAAAAAGAAGAGATTGTGGAGATTCAAAAGGAAGTAAAGAAAGTTTATATTGATGAATCTTTAAAAGAATACATTGTTAATCTTGGAAAAGAGTTAAGAGAAGACGATGATATTTATTTAGGTCCTTCTCCAAGAAGTTTAATTATTTTAATGAGAGTATCACAAGGAAAAGCCTATATTGAGGGAAGAGATTTTGTTGTACCAGATGATATAAAATCTCTATTTGAATCTGTTATGTCTCATAGAATAATTTTAAAGCCAGAATCAAAACTTAAAGGAATAACTGAAAAAGAGGTTATTGAAAGAGCAATTCAAAGGGTAGAAGTTCCAATTGTTTAA
- a CDS encoding SpoIID/LytB domain-containing protein has protein sequence MKKILIFTLLIIFLNINSGYSLNIDVRVLLFKNPLYLEFGDDLNLKLDNVEVFKANKIYYYEKNLNSLRIRVGIFLSIQDALKYFDFLKDKIQTKDFYIYFENGKYNLDIGDFKSNEERETFKLLNKLYLVFMENIDISGYFIFVGTERIKIQFNKSDLNGIIFEIYPNSGFVKVNSRRYRGYIYLYVTLSTSYIINKLNIEDYLKGVIPSEMPSSFNIEALKSQAVAARTYALSKIREKNIYDVTATPNSQAYLGLDKETEKTNLAVELTKDEVITYDGKVIEAVYHSTSGGYTENNENVWFSVPYPYLRGVESPYEDKSPHYNWTQTFTNYRIQILFKKYFKEKNIDDIGEILGFEVLRRGVSPRVVEIKVIGMYDEIILTGPEFQSILGLKSTWFDFEFKVYRFNHLYSIVNMVDKIPFFKSSFNDLIKKFEDYEYDIKYIRRRWEIVVFKGKGWGHGVGMSQWGAQGFAENGMNYIDILKHYYTGVNVVKLESGN, from the coding sequence TTGAAGAAAATTTTAATTTTTACTCTTCTTATTATTTTTTTAAATATAAATAGTGGTTATTCATTGAATATCGATGTACGAGTTTTATTATTTAAAAATCCTCTCTATTTAGAATTTGGTGATGATTTGAATTTAAAATTAGATAATGTAGAAGTTTTTAAAGCGAATAAAATATATTATTATGAAAAAAATTTAAATTCTTTAAGAATAAGAGTAGGAATTTTTTTATCAATTCAAGATGCATTAAAATATTTTGATTTTTTAAAAGACAAAATTCAAACAAAAGATTTTTATATATATTTTGAAAATGGAAAATACAATTTAGATATTGGAGATTTTAAATCAAATGAAGAAAGAGAGACATTTAAATTATTAAATAAACTCTATCTTGTTTTTATGGAAAATATTGATATATCTGGTTATTTCATTTTTGTAGGTACTGAAAGAATCAAAATTCAATTTAATAAAAGTGATTTAAATGGAATAATTTTTGAAATTTATCCAAATAGTGGTTTTGTAAAAGTTAACTCAAGAAGATATAGAGGATATATATATTTATATGTTACTCTATCAACATCATATATTATTAATAAATTAAACATAGAAGATTATCTTAAAGGAGTAATACCATCTGAAATGCCATCAAGTTTTAACATTGAAGCCTTGAAATCTCAGGCTGTTGCAGCAAGAACATATGCACTATCAAAAATTAGAGAAAAAAACATATATGATGTAACTGCAACTCCTAATTCTCAAGCATATCTTGGATTAGATAAAGAAACAGAAAAGACAAATCTTGCTGTTGAATTAACAAAAGATGAAGTTATAACTTATGATGGAAAAGTAATTGAAGCGGTTTATCATTCAACTTCTGGAGGATATACTGAAAACAATGAGAATGTTTGGTTTTCAGTACCATATCCATATTTAAGGGGAGTTGAGAGTCCTTATGAAGATAAATCACCACATTATAATTGGACTCAAACATTTACAAATTATAGAATACAAATTTTATTTAAAAAATATTTTAAAGAAAAAAATATAGATGATATTGGAGAAATTTTAGGCTTTGAAGTTTTAAGAAGAGGAGTTTCTCCAAGAGTTGTTGAGATAAAAGTAATTGGAATGTATGATGAAATAATTCTTACAGGGCCAGAATTTCAGTCAATTTTAGGGCTAAAAAGCACATGGTTTGATTTTGAATTTAAAGTTTATAGATTTAATCATTTATATTCAATTGTAAATATGGTTGATAAAATCCCATTTTTTAAAAGCAGTTTTAATGACTTGATAAAAAAATTTGAGGATTATGAATATGATATAAAATATATAAGAAGAAGGTGGGAGATAGTTGTTTTTAAAGGGAAAGGATGGGGTCATGGGGTTGGAATGAGTCAATGGGGTGCTCAAGGTTTTGCTGAAAATGGAATGAATTATATAGATATTTTAAAACACTACTATACAGGGGTAAATGTAGTAAAATTAGAGAGTGGAAATTGA
- a CDS encoding CvpA family protein: MNIVDGVIILILIYSCYAGYKKGIFKILISILGFFLSIYLAYKFSPNFALFLEERFGLITNIKNYISPYINLPPETKILSNTSSNLFLFVDSLKLPKFLKSSFIENINLLVNFENLNTVFDSYLYLLSLVIAEVISFIILFLIFIITFSILRGIFSSIIHKIPIIGTIDRLFGLIFNMILYFSIIILIVFVYSNLLLKIIKPDSIIVKTFESSFFVKFIENNMIFFKSILNTLILKIMEVLS, translated from the coding sequence ATGAATATAGTTGATGGGGTTATTATTTTGATACTCATTTATTCATGTTATGCAGGATATAAAAAGGGGATTTTTAAAATTTTAATTTCCATATTGGGTTTTTTTCTTAGTATTTATCTTGCCTATAAATTTTCTCCAAACTTTGCATTGTTTCTTGAAGAAAGATTTGGTTTAATAACAAATATTAAAAATTACATTTCACCATATATAAATTTGCCCCCAGAAACAAAAATATTATCAAACACCTCTTCTAATCTTTTCCTTTTTGTTGATTCACTTAAATTGCCAAAATTTTTGAAATCTTCATTCATAGAAAATATAAATTTACTTGTAAATTTTGAAAATTTAAACACTGTTTTTGATTCATATTTATATTTGTTATCACTGGTAATAGCAGAAGTTATATCTTTTATAATTTTATTTCTGATATTTATAATAACTTTCTCAATTTTAAGAGGAATATTTTCTTCAATAATTCATAAAATCCCAATCATTGGAACAATTGATCGTCTTTTTGGTCTAATATTTAACATGATACTATATTTTTCTATAATTATTTTGATTGTTTTTGTATATTCAAATTTACTTTTAAAGATTATAAAACCCGACTCAATAATTGTAAAAACTTTTGAATCTTCTTTTTTTGTTAAGTTTATTGAAAACAATATGATTTTCTTCAAATCAATACTTAATACTCTAATTTTAAAAATTATGGAGGTATTGAGTTGA